One Streptomyces sp. ML-6 genomic region harbors:
- a CDS encoding helix-turn-helix transcriptional regulator: MLGAIGLDEIQESAYRALVTVGAAEIADLAHRLGLPEADTERALRRLEQHGLAAQSSACAGRWVAAPPGVALGALLTQQRHELEQAELAAALLAEEYRAEAAEPAVHDLVEVVTGARAVSHRFHQLQLGATSEVCALVTGKPIAVSGMENEAEERAATRGVSYRVVVEREILSQPFGIMELSAALSRDEQCRVIDRVPTKLVVADGALAMVPLTGRSAEPAALVVHASGLLESLMGLFEAVWRQAMPLRLGESGLPQGESVEPDPTDLEILSLLLAGLTDASVAKQLDLGLRTVQRRVKGLMELTGVSTRLQLGWHAYERGWVARTPGA, translated from the coding sequence ATGCTGGGAGCCATAGGTCTGGACGAGATACAGGAGTCCGCCTATCGCGCGCTCGTGACGGTGGGAGCTGCGGAGATAGCCGATCTCGCGCACCGGCTGGGGCTTCCCGAGGCGGACACCGAACGGGCCCTGCGCAGGCTGGAGCAGCACGGGCTCGCCGCCCAGTCCTCCGCGTGCGCGGGGCGTTGGGTGGCGGCCCCGCCGGGCGTGGCGCTCGGCGCGCTGCTGACCCAGCAGCGTCATGAGCTGGAGCAGGCGGAGCTGGCGGCCGCACTGCTCGCCGAGGAGTACCGGGCGGAGGCCGCCGAGCCGGCCGTGCACGATCTGGTCGAGGTGGTGACGGGGGCGCGTGCGGTGTCGCACCGCTTCCACCAGTTGCAGCTGGGGGCGACGAGCGAGGTGTGCGCCCTGGTCACCGGGAAGCCGATCGCGGTCAGCGGCATGGAGAACGAGGCCGAGGAGCGGGCCGCCACGCGCGGGGTGTCGTACCGGGTGGTGGTCGAGCGCGAGATCCTCTCGCAGCCGTTCGGGATCATGGAGCTGTCGGCCGCGCTGAGCCGTGACGAGCAGTGCCGGGTCATCGACCGGGTGCCGACCAAGCTGGTCGTCGCCGACGGCGCCCTGGCGATGGTCCCGCTGACCGGGCGCAGCGCCGAGCCCGCGGCCCTGGTGGTCCACGCCTCCGGGCTGCTGGAGTCGCTGATGGGGCTCTTCGAGGCGGTGTGGCGCCAGGCCATGCCGCTCAGGCTGGGCGAGAGCGGCCTGCCGCAGGGGGAATCCGTCGAACCCGACCCGACGGACCTGGAGATCCTGTCGCTGCTGCTGGCCGGGCTGACGGACGCGAGCGTGGCGAAGCAGCTGGACCTGGGGCTGCGGACCGTGCAGCGCCGGGTGAAGGGCCTGATGGAGCTGACCGGGGTGTCGACCCGGTTGCAGCTGGGCTGGCACGCGTACGAACGGGGCTGGGTGGCCCGTACCCCGGGGGCCTGA
- a CDS encoding chaplin, with protein MRKALSKSVLVMAAASGILAASGGYALADTSAEGAAVGSPGVGSGNTVQVPVHVPVNVCGNTVNVIGLLNPAFGNKCKNESVGSGSGTGQGASAEGVAANSPGVLSGNVVQAPVDVPVNVCGNTVNVIGLLNPAFGNNCENQSGGTSTPPPVHPPHKPPVHPPHKPPVHPPHKPPVHPPHKPPVHPPHKPPVHPPHKPPVHPPHKPPHKPTPECPPTTPPTTPPTTPPTTPPTTPPNHPEPAHHKPPHHKPPQLAHTGSDAKLGLAGGAAAVMALGGTLLVRRARAARD; from the coding sequence ATGCGAAAAGCCTTGAGTAAGAGCGTGCTGGTGATGGCCGCGGCGTCAGGCATCCTGGCCGCGTCCGGAGGGTACGCGCTCGCGGACACCTCCGCCGAGGGCGCGGCCGTCGGTTCGCCGGGCGTCGGCTCGGGCAACACCGTGCAGGTGCCGGTGCACGTACCGGTCAACGTGTGTGGCAACACCGTCAATGTGATCGGCCTGCTGAACCCCGCGTTCGGCAACAAGTGCAAGAACGAGAGCGTCGGCAGCGGCAGCGGCACGGGACAGGGTGCGAGCGCCGAGGGCGTCGCGGCCAACTCCCCCGGTGTGCTCTCCGGCAACGTCGTCCAGGCGCCCGTCGACGTCCCGGTCAACGTGTGTGGCAACACCGTCAATGTGATCGGCCTGCTGAACCCCGCGTTCGGCAACAACTGCGAGAACCAGTCGGGCGGCACCAGCACTCCGCCTCCCGTCCACCCGCCGCACAAGCCGCCCGTCCACCCGCCGCACAAGCCGCCCGTCCACCCCCCGCACAAGCCCCCGGTGCACCCGCCGCACAAGCCGCCCGTCCACCCCCCGCACAAGCCCCCGGTGCACCCGCCGCACAAGCCGCCGGTCCACCCGCCGCACAAGCCCCCGCACAAGCCCACCCCGGAGTGCCCTCCGACCACCCCGCCCACCACTCCCCCCACCACACCTCCGACCACCCCGCCCACCACGCCTCCGAACCACCCGGAGCCGGCGCACCACAAGCCGCCGCACCACAAGCCGCCGCAGCTGGCGCACACCGGCTCGGACGCGAAGCTCGGTCTGGCCGGCGGGGCCGCTGCGGTCATGGCGCTCGGTGGGACCCTGCTGGTCCGCCGCGCCCGCGCCGCGCGGGACTGA
- the rsgA gene encoding ribosome small subunit-dependent GTPase A: MSLQSFSSALSSLQGSSAAHPLSPYGWDAAWEAEFAPYAEQGLLPGRVVRVDRGQCDVVTPDGTLRADTAFVVPRDPMRIVCTGDWVAVDPDGDPQFVRTLLPRRTAFVRSTSSQRSEGQVLATNVDHIVICVSLAVELDLGRVERFLALAMSSSSGDALLREDGSPGDGAAQPLVVLTKADLVPDTATLSYLVQDVEGVAPGVQVLPVSSATGEGIDVFSALVSGSTSVLLGVSGAGKSTLANTLLGQDVMEVQAARDVDGKGRHTTTTRNLLVLPGGGVLIDTPGLRGVGLWDAEEGVGQVFSEIEELAEQCRFHDCAHESEPGCAVLAAIEDGSLHERRLDSFRKLLRENQRIVAKTDARVRSELRRDWKRKGAEGRAAMDAKRGRLR, encoded by the coding sequence TTGTCCCTCCAGTCCTTCTCGTCCGCCCTCTCCTCCCTCCAGGGATCGTCCGCCGCGCACCCGCTGTCCCCGTACGGCTGGGACGCCGCATGGGAGGCCGAGTTCGCGCCGTACGCCGAACAGGGCCTGCTCCCCGGGCGTGTGGTGCGGGTCGACCGCGGCCAGTGCGATGTCGTCACCCCGGACGGCACGCTCAGGGCCGACACCGCCTTCGTCGTCCCGCGCGATCCGATGCGGATCGTCTGCACGGGCGACTGGGTCGCCGTCGATCCCGACGGTGACCCGCAGTTCGTCCGCACGCTGCTGCCGCGGCGCACCGCCTTCGTCCGCTCGACGTCCTCGCAGCGCTCCGAGGGGCAGGTGCTCGCCACCAACGTCGACCACATCGTCATCTGTGTCTCGCTCGCCGTGGAACTCGACCTGGGACGGGTGGAGCGCTTCCTCGCGCTCGCCATGTCCAGCTCCTCCGGTGACGCGCTGCTGCGGGAGGACGGGTCCCCCGGGGACGGTGCCGCCCAGCCGCTCGTGGTGCTGACCAAGGCCGACCTCGTGCCGGACACCGCCACCCTGTCCTACCTGGTCCAGGACGTCGAGGGCGTCGCCCCCGGCGTGCAGGTGCTGCCCGTCAGCTCCGCCACGGGAGAGGGCATCGATGTCTTCTCCGCCCTTGTCTCGGGCAGTACGAGCGTGCTGCTCGGGGTGTCCGGCGCGGGCAAGTCGACCCTCGCCAACACCCTGCTCGGCCAGGACGTGATGGAGGTTCAGGCCGCGCGTGACGTCGACGGCAAGGGCCGGCACACCACCACCACCCGCAACCTGCTGGTCCTGCCCGGCGGGGGAGTGCTGATCGACACCCCCGGGCTGCGCGGGGTCGGTCTCTGGGACGCGGAGGAGGGCGTCGGCCAGGTCTTCTCCGAGATCGAGGAACTGGCCGAGCAGTGCCGGTTCCACGACTGCGCCCACGAGTCCGAGCCGGGCTGCGCGGTGCTCGCGGCGATCGAGGACGGTTCGCTGCACGAACGGCGCCTCGACAGCTTCCGCAAGCTGCTGCGCGAGAACCAGCGCATCGTCGCCAAGACCGACGCCCGGGTGCGGTCGGAGCTCCGGCGCGACTGGAAGCGCAAGGGGGCCGAGGGGCGCGCCGCCATGGACGCGAAGCGGGGCCGGCTGCGGTAG
- a CDS encoding chaplin produces MKYTKVAAIAAGTLMAMGAAAPAFADSGAEGGAAYSPGLVSGNNIQVPIHIPINLCGNTIDVIGVLNPAFGNTCVNV; encoded by the coding sequence GTGAAGTACACCAAGGTTGCCGCCATCGCCGCAGGAACCCTCATGGCGATGGGCGCCGCCGCCCCCGCCTTCGCCGACTCCGGCGCCGAGGGCGGCGCCGCGTACTCGCCCGGTCTGGTGTCCGGAAACAACATCCAGGTTCCGATCCACATTCCGATCAACCTCTGCGGCAACACGATCGACGTGATCGGCGTGCTGAACCCGGCCTTCGGCAACACCTGCGTCAACGTCTGA
- a CDS encoding FCD domain-containing protein, with product MSGTKPGRPLLRQEVVEGIKRHILEERLRPGDPLPPEPALCEALGASRSSVREAVKILDALDIVEVRHGHGTYVGRLSLSALVESLAFRGLLSPDDDFQVLADLVDVRELFERGMADRIVSLLHEDQLDQLDALVTTMRETGARDGHGFVEADRAFHELLVAPLGNELIGQLSMAFWDVYTIVAPHLDGFTQADEMETIAAHQNIVDAARADDIAGFMKALGEHYAPVRRRISEARARDAARG from the coding sequence ATGTCCGGTACGAAGCCCGGCCGACCGTTGCTCCGGCAGGAAGTCGTCGAGGGCATCAAGCGCCACATCCTTGAGGAACGGCTCCGTCCCGGGGACCCGCTGCCCCCCGAGCCGGCCCTGTGCGAGGCGCTCGGCGCCAGCCGTTCCAGCGTGCGCGAGGCGGTCAAGATCCTCGACGCGCTGGACATCGTCGAGGTGCGCCACGGGCACGGCACCTACGTGGGGCGGCTTAGTCTGTCCGCCCTGGTGGAGAGCCTGGCCTTCCGCGGACTGCTCTCCCCCGACGACGACTTCCAGGTGCTGGCCGACCTGGTCGACGTGCGCGAGCTGTTCGAGCGCGGAATGGCCGACCGGATCGTCTCGCTGCTCCACGAGGATCAGCTCGACCAGCTGGACGCCCTGGTCACCACCATGCGCGAGACCGGCGCCCGGGACGGCCACGGCTTCGTGGAGGCCGACCGGGCGTTCCACGAGCTGCTGGTGGCCCCGCTCGGCAACGAACTGATCGGCCAGCTCTCGATGGCCTTCTGGGACGTGTACACGATCGTCGCGCCGCATCTCGACGGGTTCACGCAGGCCGACGAGATGGAGACGATCGCGGCGCACCAGAACATCGTGGACGCCGCGCGGGCCGACGACATCGCCGGTTTCATGAAGGCGTTGGGCGAGCACTACGCCCCGGTCAGGCGCCGGATCTCCGAGGCGCGGGCCCGCGACGCCGCCCGGGGCTGA
- a CDS encoding DUF456 domain-containing protein: MSVWQLVAVGLVMLLGLLGVLAPGAPGQAIVWAAVLWWALTDMTPVAWGVLIGATALLLLNQALKPLLPPRRPRESGAPRRTLTLGGVGAIVGFFVLPVIGAVVGYVGAVYGAERLRLGGHAAGWASVRSVMRATGYSVLVELFACLLVAGAWLGAVLWGRGMPGT; encoded by the coding sequence ATGAGCGTGTGGCAACTCGTCGCCGTCGGCCTGGTCATGCTCCTCGGCCTGCTCGGTGTGCTGGCGCCGGGGGCGCCGGGGCAGGCGATCGTCTGGGCCGCCGTGCTGTGGTGGGCGCTGACCGACATGACCCCGGTCGCCTGGGGCGTGCTGATCGGCGCCACCGCGCTGCTGCTGTTGAACCAGGCGCTGAAGCCGCTGCTGCCCCCGCGCCGCCCCCGCGAGTCGGGAGCACCGCGCAGGACACTGACGCTCGGCGGGGTCGGCGCGATCGTGGGTTTCTTCGTGCTGCCGGTGATCGGTGCGGTGGTCGGCTACGTGGGAGCCGTCTACGGGGCGGAACGGCTGCGGCTGGGCGGCCACGCGGCGGGCTGGGCGTCGGTCCGCTCGGTGATGCGGGCGACGGGCTACTCGGTGCTCGTGGAGCTCTTCGCGTGCCTGCTGGTGGCGGGAGCCTGGCTGGGCGCGGTGCTCTGGGGCCGGGGAATGCCGGGCACGTGA
- a CDS encoding DNA-3-methyladenine glycosylase 2 family protein, protein MDERTRYEAVSSRDARFDGEFFFAVETTGIYCRPSCPAVTPKRKNVRFYPTAAAAQGNGFRACRRCRPDAVPGSAEWNVRADVVGRAMRMIGDGVVDREGVPGLAHRLGYSSRQVQRQLNAELGAGPVALARAQRAHTARVLLQTTGLPVTEIAFAAGFASVRQFNDTIRQIYARTPTALRTEAGTGRGGTARVGRTTGIPLRLAHRGPYAAREVFDLLAAEAVAGIEEVGGGPGARTYRRTLRLPYGTGVVAVDERSAGPWLDARIHLTDLRDLTTAVQRLRRLFDLDADPYAVDERLGADPRLAPGVAARPGLRSPGAADPEEFAVRALVGREAAARLVERHGTALDVPCGGLTRVFPEPTVLAGTTDDPDLRALASALAGGELRLDAGADRDEAEQALLRLSGIGPVTAALIRTRALGDPDVDPHGRPGAQRWRPWRSYGVRHLELLEPRRVPAPPARRGRGIPESAEDVSIMTGQRPFS, encoded by the coding sequence ATGGACGAACGGACCAGGTACGAGGCGGTGAGCAGCCGCGACGCCCGTTTCGACGGGGAGTTCTTCTTCGCCGTCGAGACGACCGGCATCTACTGCCGGCCGAGCTGCCCCGCCGTGACCCCCAAGCGGAAGAACGTCCGCTTCTACCCGACGGCGGCCGCCGCGCAGGGCAACGGCTTCCGGGCCTGCCGGCGCTGCCGTCCGGACGCGGTGCCCGGCTCGGCGGAGTGGAACGTCCGGGCCGACGTCGTGGGCCGCGCCATGCGGATGATCGGCGACGGCGTGGTCGACCGGGAGGGCGTGCCCGGTCTCGCCCACCGGCTCGGCTACAGCTCGCGCCAGGTGCAGCGGCAGCTCAACGCGGAGCTGGGCGCCGGCCCCGTCGCGCTGGCCCGCGCCCAGCGGGCCCACACCGCACGGGTGCTGCTCCAGACGACCGGGCTGCCCGTGACCGAGATCGCCTTCGCGGCCGGCTTCGCCAGCGTGCGCCAGTTCAACGACACGATCCGGCAGATCTACGCCCGCACCCCGACCGCGCTGCGGACCGAGGCCGGTACGGGGCGGGGCGGGACGGCACGGGTGGGGCGGACCACCGGCATCCCGTTGCGGCTCGCCCACCGCGGGCCGTACGCGGCGCGCGAGGTCTTCGACCTGCTGGCCGCTGAGGCGGTCGCCGGGATCGAGGAGGTCGGCGGCGGGCCGGGCGCCCGCACCTACCGGCGCACCCTGCGGCTCCCGTACGGAACGGGCGTCGTGGCCGTCGACGAGCGGTCCGCCGGGCCCTGGCTGGACGCCCGTATCCACCTCACGGACCTGAGGGACCTGACGACGGCCGTCCAGCGGCTGCGGCGCCTGTTCGACCTGGACGCCGACCCGTACGCCGTCGACGAGCGGCTGGGCGCCGACCCGCGGCTCGCCCCGGGGGTCGCCGCCCGGCCGGGGCTGCGGTCGCCCGGCGCCGCGGACCCGGAGGAGTTCGCCGTCCGGGCCCTGGTGGGCCGGGAGGCCGCGGCGCGGCTCGTCGAGCGGCACGGGACGGCGCTGGACGTGCCCTGCGGCGGGCTGACCCGGGTGTTCCCCGAACCCACCGTGCTGGCCGGGACGACCGACGACCCGGACCTGCGGGCCCTGGCGTCCGCCCTCGCCGGCGGGGAGCTGCGGCTGGACGCCGGGGCCGACCGCGACGAGGCCGAACAGGCCCTGCTGCGACTGTCCGGGATCGGCCCGGTGACCGCGGCGCTCATCAGGACGCGTGCGCTCGGCGATCCCGACGTGGACCCGCACGGGAGGCCGGGGGCGCAACGGTGGCGGCCCTGGCGCTCGTACGGGGTGCGGCACCTGGAGCTGCTGGAGCCCCGCCGAGTGCCCGCTCCGCCCGCGCGACGCGGCCGGGGCATCCCCGAAAGTGCTGAAGACGTATCCATCATGACAGGTCAGCGGCCTTTTTCGTAG
- a CDS encoding DUF5949 family protein yields MTSPQTANGTFTQAQLGTITLIGWSGEHPDGGPDVAFLLVYSLGDGTDGPAAGEAAMRVALERCGLPVGGGPVYAADRPGLQVKLLVQAGQAVLTLPHFTAQYPAPPEWLAAANQRGEVHVMFATRPWPQGVPGRPVGEELLRSFAGDPEVIVSSAHCVLPVRSLG; encoded by the coding sequence ATGACCTCACCCCAGACCGCCAACGGCACGTTCACCCAGGCCCAGTTGGGCACGATCACACTGATCGGGTGGAGTGGCGAACACCCTGACGGCGGCCCCGACGTCGCCTTCCTCCTCGTCTACTCGCTGGGCGACGGCACGGACGGCCCCGCCGCCGGTGAGGCCGCCATGCGCGTGGCCCTGGAGCGCTGCGGGCTGCCGGTCGGCGGCGGACCGGTGTACGCGGCGGATCGCCCCGGCCTCCAGGTGAAGCTGCTCGTCCAGGCGGGCCAGGCCGTTCTGACGCTGCCCCACTTCACCGCGCAGTACCCCGCCCCTCCCGAGTGGCTCGCCGCCGCGAACCAGCGGGGCGAGGTGCACGTGATGTTCGCGACCCGGCCGTGGCCCCAGGGCGTTCCGGGCCGCCCGGTCGGCGAGGAGCTGCTGCGGTCCTTCGCCGGCGACCCGGAGGTCATCGTGTCCTCCGCCCACTGCGTTCTTCCGGTGCGCAGCCTGGGCTGA
- a CDS encoding rodlin, with protein sequence MKKMMTGAAVAVSLVGLSAAMAPAAMAIGNDGGTTSVNGNGAVDSFGNSVTTGDGSPQAQLVQGSLNKPCVGLPLKANAGSLVGLLAAVAVQDVNVLASPQNQQCAENSTQAKGDEALSHLVNGIPVLSGNGIANN encoded by the coding sequence ATGAAGAAGATGATGACCGGCGCAGCAGTGGCCGTGTCCCTGGTCGGCCTGTCCGCCGCGATGGCCCCGGCGGCCATGGCGATCGGCAACGACGGTGGCACGACGTCGGTCAACGGCAACGGCGCCGTGGACTCGTTCGGCAACAGCGTGACCACGGGCGACGGCAGCCCGCAGGCCCAGCTCGTCCAGGGCTCGCTGAACAAGCCCTGTGTCGGTCTGCCGCTCAAGGCCAACGCCGGTTCTCTCGTCGGCCTGCTGGCGGCGGTCGCGGTCCAGGACGTCAATGTCCTGGCCTCGCCGCAGAACCAGCAGTGCGCCGAGAACTCCACCCAGGCCAAGGGCGACGAGGCACTGTCGCACCTGGTCAACGGCATCCCGGTGCTGTCGGGCAACGGGATCGCCAACAACTGA
- a CDS encoding rodlin has translation MIKKVLATGAVAASILGMGATQAMAIGDDGGTTSVNGNGASQSFGNAVTRGDGSPQFSAVQGSLNKLCIGLPAKANVGSVLGAIPIAVQDVNVLSSPQNQQCTENSTQAKGDEPLSHILSGIPILSGNGAGNS, from the coding sequence GTGATCAAGAAGGTTCTGGCTACGGGCGCCGTCGCCGCCTCCATCCTGGGGATGGGCGCGACGCAGGCCATGGCCATCGGTGACGACGGCGGCACGACCTCGGTCAACGGCAACGGGGCCTCGCAGTCGTTCGGCAACGCGGTGACCCGTGGTGACGGCAGCCCGCAGTTCTCCGCGGTCCAGGGCAGCCTGAACAAGCTGTGCATCGGTCTGCCGGCCAAGGCCAACGTCGGTTCGGTGCTCGGCGCCATCCCGATCGCCGTCCAGGACGTCAACGTTCTGTCCTCGCCGCAGAACCAGCAGTGCACCGAGAACTCCACCCAGGCCAAGGGCGACGAGCCGCTGTCGCACATCCTGTCCGGCATCCCGATCCTGTCCGGCAACGGTGCCGGTAACAGCTGA
- a CDS encoding rodlin: MIKKIMASAAVAASIVGVSAAAAPTAMAIGNDSGTTSVNGNGAVQSYGNSATHGNWSPQFALIQGSLNKPCVALPAKANVGSVLGLVPISVQDLNVLSSPQNQQCTENSTQAKGDEALSHILDDIPILSGNGAGNN, translated from the coding sequence ATGATCAAGAAGATTATGGCCTCGGCAGCCGTCGCTGCTTCGATCGTCGGCGTCTCCGCCGCGGCCGCCCCCACGGCCATGGCCATCGGCAACGACAGCGGCACGACCTCGGTCAACGGCAACGGGGCCGTCCAGTCGTACGGCAACTCCGCCACCCACGGCAACTGGAGCCCGCAGTTCGCACTCATCCAGGGCTCGCTCAACAAGCCCTGCGTCGCGCTGCCGGCCAAGGCCAACGTCGGTTCGGTGCTCGGCCTCGTCCCGATCTCCGTCCAGGACCTCAACGTCCTGTCCTCGCCGCAGAACCAGCAGTGCACCGAGAACTCCACCCAGGCCAAGGGCGACGAGGCCCTCTCGCACATCCTGGACGACATCCCGATCCTGTCCGGCAACGGCGCCGGCAACAACTAA